In Streptomyces sp. NBC_00683, the DNA window CACCGGGCTGTCGGAGGCGGGGATCAGGGCCAGCAGGATGAGGGAGGTCGCCGCCGACGCGGTGATCGTCGTAACCATCGGGCGGTGGTCCCCGAGACGGCCACCGATCGCGGTGCCGCCCAGCGCACCGATCCCGAAGGCGATCAGCACCAGCGGCACGGCACCGGCCGGGATGCCCGCCCGGTCGGTCAGCAGCGGCGTGATGTACGTGTACGTCGCCAGAACCCCGCCCATGATCAGCACGGCCGCGCCGAGCGCCAGCCACAGCCGCCCCTGGCGAAGGGTCCGGACCTCGGCGCGCACCGAGACCTCGGCCCGCTGCTCGGTGCGGGGGATGAACCGGCCGACGAACGCGGCGGCCAGCACGGCGAGGGCGGCGAGCGCCCAGAACGGGCCGCGCCAGCCGGTGTAGTGGCCGACGAACGAGCCGATCGGCACACCGATCACGTTGGCCAGGGTGAGGCCGCCCATCATGACGCCGACCGCCCGCGTGGACCGCGCCGGGCCCGCTGCGGTGGTGGCGATCACGAAGCCGACGGCCCAGAACGCGCCGGTGGCCAGAGCGGTCACCACCCGGGCGCTCAGCACCACGGTGAAGGAGGTGCTCAAGGCCGCGATCGCGTGCCCGAGGGCGAAGACGGCAAGGGCGCCGATGAGGGTGTGACGCTGAGACAGGCGCAGGGTGGCCATGGCCATCGTGGGCCCGCCAACGATCATCCCGACGGCGAACGCGGTGATCAGGAGACCGGCGTGGGAAACGCTGACGTTCAGGTCGGCGGCCATCTCGGGCAGCAGTCCGGCGATGACGAACTCGGTGGTGCCCATCAGGAAAGTGCCGGCGGCGAGCACCCAGACGACGAAGGGCAGCTTGCCGGGGGCGGACCCGGTGGCGGAGGGCATGTGAAAACTTCTTCCCGTACGAGGAGGGGTGGGGCTGGTGGGCGGGGTCAGGAGGCGGCCTCGATGGTGATCCGGTCGGCCCCGGACAGCTGGTCGGCGTCGGCGTTGATGTGACCGAGGACCAGTAGATCGGAGGAGGCGGAGGGGCCGTCCTTGTAGAAGATGGCGAGGTTGCCCCAGGGGGCGTAGTAGGTGAGGTCTCCGGTCTTCGGCGCCTGCGGTACGGGCGCGTTCTCGGTGGTCAGTTTCCTGGGCGGGTCGGCGATCCGCTCGGTCCCGTGGAAGTCCTTCAGGTCCAGGGTGAGCGGGAGGAGGGAGGCCAGGTCGCGGGCGGCGGGGCTGTCGTTCAGGGTCGCCTCGACCTCTTGGCCGTCGATGGTGACGCGGATGTCCATCGGAGTGCTCCTGTCTGATCCGGACGGGCTCGCGGACGCCGAGGTCGGCGGCTCCCCGGACGCCGGGGCGGACGACGAGACGGAGGTGGTGGAGGGAGGCTGCTCGGCGGACGAGTCGTCGGAGCAGGCGGTCGCAGCCAGCAGCAGCACGCCGGTGGCGGCGGTGGCAGTCAGGGCCCGGCGAAAGGTGAAGGTCATGGGGTGCCGTCCTGCGGGTCGGGCATGGGCTCGGCGTAGTGGCGGAAGCCCTTGCGGTCGTTGTGCAGGCCGTACAACAGGTCAGCGAGGGCCTCGGGGCTGGAGGTCGCGGAGCCGGGGCTGATCGCCCCGGGCACGATGAGCTGTGTGACGTGGATGCTCTCGGGGGCGAGGGTGGTGTGGAGCATCTGCGCGTACGCGCTCTCGGCTGCGAACGCGATCGAGGTCCCGGCCACGCTGGCCTTCGGGCGTACCGCGCTGCCGCCGTTGACGAACAGCAGCGTGCCCCGCCCGAGCTCCCGCATCCCGGGCAGAACGGTGTTCACGCAGGTGAGTGGCCCCTTGACGGAGAAGGCCAGCGGGTCGTCCAGGTCGGCCGCGGTGGTGTCCAGGACCGGCTTCATGAAGTCGCTGCGGGGTACCGGGCTGAACTGGAGGATCTCGACGGGCCCCAGTGTGTCCGCGGCCTCTTGCAGGGCTGCGGTGAGGGAGGCGGGGTCCAGGACGTCGGCGGTGAAGCCGCGGGCGTGGATGTTGTCCCTGGCCAGTTCAGCTGCCAGGTTGTCCTGGTGCTGGGCGCTGCGCGAGAGGAGGGCGACGCGGTGGCCCGCTTGGCCGAAGCGACGGGCGGCAGCCAGCCCCAGACCGGGGCCGGCACCAACAAGAGCGAAGGTGGTCACGGGAGTTCTCCTCAACGACGTGGGTGGGGGTGGCCGCATCAAGGCCGGGGAAAGAGTGGTGTGCGCCGGGGTTCAGCCGGTGGCCGGGGTGGCGGTGTATTCCTCGTCGGTGACGGGGTTCAGCCAGTGCACGATGTCGTGGGTGTCGTCGCCCTCATTGATGGCCAGGTGGACCATGAGCCGATTCGGGGCGGCGCCGTGCCAGTGCTCCTCGTCGGCTTCGAACAGGACGCGGTCACCGGGCCGGATGACTTCCACCGGGCCACCGCGGCGCTGGCACAGGCCGACGCCTTCGGTGACGAAGACGGTCTGGCCCAAGGGGTGGCGGTGCCAGTGGGTGCGGGCGCCGGGCATGAAGTGAACCAGGGACGCGGTGACCCGGGACGGGGCGGGCGCGGCGGCGACGGGGTCGATGTAGACGTCGCCCGTGAACCAGTCTGCCGGGCCCTTGACGGTGTCGATCGAGCTGCGGGTGATCTGCACGGTTGCTCCTTGTGCGGTAGGGGGTCAGGGCTTGAGGAGGGTTTTGATCGCACGGCGCTCGTCCATTGCCTTGTAGCCCTCGGCGACCTGCTCCAGGGGCAGGGTGAGGTCGAAGACCTTGCCCGGGTCAATCCGGCCCTGAAGGACGCGGTCGATCAGGTCGGGGAGGTAGCGGCGTACGGGGGCGGGGCCGCCGCGCAGGCCGACGTGGGAGAAGAACAGTTCCTGCCCGTCGACAGCGACCTCATGGGGGACGCCGACGAAGCCGACGTTGCCGCCGGGCCGGGCGGAGTGCAGGGCCTGGCTCATGGCCTGAGCGGTGCCGACGCACTCCAGGACCGAGTCGGCACCGATCCCGCCGGTCAGCTCCTTGATCCGGGCGACACCTTCCTCACCGCGCTCGGTGACGATGTCGGTGGCGCCGAACTCGCGCGCCAGCTTCTGGCGGGAGGCGTGCCGTGACATGGCGATGATGCGCTCCGCGCCCAGCTCCTTGGCCGCGATCACGCCGCACAGGCCGACCGCGCCGTCGCCGACGACCACGGCGGTCGAGCCGGGCCTCACCTCGGCGGCGTCCGCGGCCCACCAGCCGGTGCCCATGACGTCGGACACGGCAAGCAGACCGGGCCACAGATCCTCGCCCGGCACGTCCTCGGTGGCGACCAGGGTGCCCTGGGCGTTGGGAATGCGGACATACTCGGCCTGGCAGGTGGACATGAACTCGCGATTCAGGCAGTTCGACTGGAAGCCGTTGCGACAGTTCGCGCAGGTGTTGTCCGAGGTGGCGAACGAGCCGACGACGAACTGGCCCGGCTTCACCGAGGTGACCGCGGATCCGACCTCCTCGACGAAGCCGATGTACTCGTGGCCCATGGGATGTGCGTGCTCCGTCGGCTCCGCACCGCGATAGGGCCATAGGTCGGAACCGCACACGCAGGTCACGGCCGTCCGGATGACGGCGTCGGTCGGCTTGAGGATCTTGGCGTTGTCCACGGTCTCGAACCGGATGTCACCGGGGGCGTGGATCACTGCTCCGCGCATGAGGAAGGCTCCTTGCCTGTTGAAGCCTGCCGACGCCAGGGGGGTTCCGGCAGGCCACCGAATGGGTGAGCCCCGGCGCAGACAGCGATTCCGCCGCCTGCGGGCCCCGAGGCCCGGCGCCCGGCCTGCCCGCTGTGACGGGCGGACGGCGAGCGCCACGTCAACCAGGTAACCCGCATCCCGCGCGGACAGCGAGTCACTGACGAGGGGTGTACCAGCAGTACATCCCTCCCATCCCGGGCAGGCCGTACCGTCGAAGGTATGGACAACCGCGAGGAGGTCCGCGAGTTCCTCACCTCGCGGCGAGCCAAGATCACCCCCGAGCAGGCCGGACTGCCGGCAGGCCCCCGACGCCGGGTTCCCGGCCTTCGCAGAAGCGAGGTCGCTGCCCTGGCCGACATGAGCGTCGAGTACTACGCCAAGCTCGAACGCGGCAACCTCGCCGGCGTCTCACCGTCCGTCCTGGAAGCTCTCGCCCGGGCCCTTCAGCTCGATGACGCCGAACGCGCCCACCTGCTGAACCTGGCCCAGGCCGCCGACGGATCGGACGTCCTCAACCGCCCCCGCCGACGGCGTACGAAGGACCAGTGGCGGCCGCACCGCAGCCTGCAATGGACCTTGGACGCCATCACCGCAGGTCCTGCGTTCGTCCGCAACGGCCGCATGGGCATCCTGGCCGCCAACCCGCTCGCCCGCGCCTTCTACGCCGACGTCTACGCCGCCCCCGGCAACCAGGCGAACCTGGCCCGCTTCAACTTCCTCGACCCCGCCTCGCGCCGCTTCTACCCCGACTGGGACCTCTTCGCTGACGTCGCCGTGGCCATCCTGCGCACCGAAGCCGGGCGAAATCCGCACGACAAGGACCTGCACGACCTCGTCGGCGAGCTGTCCACCCGCAGCGAGGAATTCCGCACCCGCTGGGGCGCCCACAACGTCCGTCACCACGGCACCGGCACCAAACGCTTCCACCACCCGGCCGTCGGAGGGCTCACCCTCGCCTTCGAGGGCCTGGAAATGGCCGCCGAACCCGGCCTCACCCTCACCATCTACACCGCCGAACCCGGCTCGCCCTCCGAAGAAGGACTGCGCCTGCTCGCCTCCTGGGCTGCCACCCAGAACAGCGACAGCCCCTCCACCACAAAGAACGCGGGCCGGTAGCGACACCACACCGGGCAGCTGGGCCACAAAGAATCATGGTGGTCACCTCTCATGGTGCTCGGCGCGGATCTGGTCGACGACGAGCGTCACTTTGCGGTCCTCTAGTGGCGGTGTTCATGGGAGGTGCCCAGCTTCATTCGGGCACTCGTCTGGTTTCTCGCGGGCCCGGAAGCCGGGTGACCTGCTGAGCCGCTGCGAGTTCTTCGCGGGCCTGCTCCAGCTCCAGGGACAGCTCGGTGGCGGCACGTACCAGGGCGCGAACCCGTTCGCGCTCCGCTGCGAGATCCGTCTTGATCTTCGCCAGGGCCTCGCGCAGCGCGGTGTTCTCGTCGGCCATGTCCTGGACGACCTGCGGGGTGAAATTCTGCGCCTTGGCCCGTGCCCGGAACTCATCCACAAGCTCTTTGTGATCGCCGTAGACGACGTCGCGCCGTAGCCCACACTCGGCGATCAACTCGGTCCCCGTGAGCTTTCCGACGGGCGAGCGTAGGGGTGTCCCAGCCAGAAGGCGTTCTGCGGCGGCGCGTATTTCCTGACGCTCGGCTTCCCGGTCTCGGTTCTTCCGCGTCATGCGACCCGACCGCCTTCCATGTGCGTAACTTCCGGACGTGACGCCTCGTGCCGCTCGATCACCGCGCAGATCTGCGCCGCTTGTGCGGAAGCTCGGTCCCGACGCGGACGTGGAGTCATTGGGTCACGAGCCTCGGTTTCCAGGACGAGCAGTCGCATGCGGTGATCGGCGATGTCCCGGTCGGTGTAGGCGAGGGTTGCGCAGGTGCTGTGACACAGCGATTCGTCGGGCCCATCATCGGCGGGAAGGCCGAGCAGCAGCTTCTCCTTGCGGCACTCGGCGGTTTCGGCACGATGGACGCAGGTCATGGCTTCGCCGTGATGAATGTCGGTGTCGCTCTGTTCGAGGAGCCGTTTGACGCTGGCCTGCGCGCGTACGGTGCGGCCGAGGAAGGTGGCTGCGCCGGCGGTGCGGCGACGGTACCGACCCCCTGTCCAGAACGGCCGCCGGAGTTCGATGCCAGGGCGACCCCGGACACCGGGTTCTGGACCCCGTACTTCCCGAACGCCCAGGTGTAGAAGGTGTTCAGAGCGGCACGGTCCCTGTCGAAGCTGGCTGCCTTGATCCGGTCGTCATTACGTACATCGGTCAGGCGCCAGTCCTTGAACGCCTCCACGTCCCGGGCCGTGGCCTCCCGCCAGCCCTTTCCGAACACCTGTAGACAACCCGGGCCACACGGCTCAGCTCGATTACCCTCCGAACGCCAACAAGCCGGACAACGACCCGATCGCCGGCTTCATGGAGGCGCTGGGACACAACCCCGAGGCATCCCTCGGCTTCTTCAACGGCTCGTCCGGCCAAGGCGCCAAGGATGATCTGGACACCGTGAGCAACTGGGATTACCTGGTCGACAAGGACGGTAAGGACGCCCGCACCTGGCCGCTCGACGGCGACGGCAAGACGACCGGCTACACGAACCTCGGGCACGCCCTGGAGTCGGCGACCCTCGGGCGCCCGTACGACGCCTCGCCTCCATCGATCCCTGAGCTGGGCTCCGAGGCACAGAACGCGGCTCGCGACGAGCGGACCGAACTCATGGAGAAGGTGGTCGACCACTACAAGACCGCCGACACGATCGAGAAGCAGGACGGAATCCGCGAAAGTCTGGCCACCATGGCGGCAGGGCACATCGACAGCTTGAACTACACCATGGACAACACGGGCGGTAGTGGCGATCTTGTGGACCGGGACGGGTTGTTCGGGAAGGACGCCCATCGTCTGCGCGATTTCGGTGAGACGAGCAGCATGCAGTTCATGCGGGCCCTGGGAGCCGACGAGGAATCGCACGCGACTCTCTCCGTGGCCCAACAGGTCTATGGGGCGAGCCTCATGACGGCCCAGGGCAACGACACCGACTCCGCTGTCGCGGCCGGCCTGCACAGTGCCAAGATGCACGGCATGCTGGACGAGTCGCGGATCGAGGCCATAGGCAAGGAATTCGGGGACGAAAAGACAGCACGTAACCTGAAGTTGGAGCAACAGGGCGCTTGGCGTGACTTCGCCGCCGAGGCCACGATCGGCGCTGCGGTGGGCGTCACGACGGCGGCGATAGTTCCTGCTGGAGCGGTAGCCGTGGTCGCCGTTCCTCTGGCCATCGAGACCGTCGGCGGCGCCGCAACCACGCAATTCGGCAACGAAACCATGCAGTGGCTCAAGGACCACGAGTTCGAGAACCATGACGAAGCGGCCCAGGGCATCGACAAGGCCAAGGCTGAGGGGCGGCAGAACGCGATGGGGCCCCTCCTCAACTACGTGGAGGCACACAATATGGAGAGCGGCGAGGTCCGCGAGCTGAGGGACAAAGCCGCTGAAGCGTACGACACGGGCGGAAAGCTCAGCGACACCGACGACGCCCGGGGCTGGTGACGTATGAGGACACTTACACCTGCCCGCCTCCTCCTGATGTGCTCCTTGGCTCTCGGAGTGAGCGCCTGCTCGGAAACGACGGGTGAAACAGATGCGGATGCGGCGGCCGCGCAGCGCAGAGGATGCCAGACACTGTTCGGCGCGTCCGGACTGAAACAGATAGACCGTGGGGTCGAAGGATCCGAAGAGCTGCGTTTCAGGAGCCCGGCCTCTTTGGCCGACGCCCGAACCAGCCACCATGATCAAGTCAGAAGGTGGACTCCTGAGAGGGAGCCAACACCGTACGCCGAGTCGAACATGTGCATGATCCGAACCGACATCTCCACGGGGATGCGGATCGGTCTCACCTACAAACCTTCCCCCTTCCCTTTCGATACTGCTTTCGACAAAGAATCCGAGACAGGAATCGTCCTGAAGCCTCGTCTGACGCAGATCAACTCGGACGTGAAACTCGTTTACGGGGCCGATGAATACAGGGAAGCCAGGTACCAGGTCTACGTGCAGTGCAGAATCCCGGGCACCCCGTCAGGGCAGGAGCGCGAAGTTCCACTGGCGGGCGAACTGACCGACACACTCACCGCCGGCGTGAACGTTCGAGATCACCTCACGCTCCTCCTCCACTCAGCCCGCGTCATGGCGAACACGCTCGACTGCCAGAACAAGCCCGTCGTGCCCCCTGCCCTGCCCGCCTCGATCACAATTTCCTGAGCCGGCCCAATCCGAACCGGGCCGGCCACCCCGAATCACGACCTGTCACGGCGGCCGGGGCTGCCGGCCACCGGTGGCTCGGGCCGCGGCGTGAGTACGACGCGGAGCATCGGCATTCCTGGGACTTCTCTGGGACTTTCGGCTGTAAATGCGGGGACGAGCGTGAAAGAAACGAAAGACCATTGCTGCTGGTCAGAGCCCTCAAGCCGCCCATCGCTGCGGGCCACGAAGCCGCCAGATCCCTTCCGCGACATCTGAGAACCGTCAGGACGGGAACCGTCGCACCCCCGCGATGAACGAAGGGCCCCACCGTTCGCGGTGGGGCCCTTGGGCGTTCGCCCTCTCGGCCCGCGCGGCCGCGTAGGTGTCGGAATCGCCGCGACGGACCGGTCGCCCCGGGCCGACCGAGGGCGTACGGCGACGGGGAGCTCTGCCTGACATGCGCCTTTCGTACGCACATGCGAATCTGGAAGTGCCCCATCGTTCAGGACGATGGCAGGAGGCACGATCATGAGCAAGAAGCAGAGCCGGCACAACCGCGGTGCTCGCACCGGCGGCCATGAGCGCAGCGCCGCCACCGCGGAGACGAAGGAACAGACGCCGTCGGCGACCACCCCCGACGCGGCGAGTGCGATCGGGGAGACCGTTTCGCACAAGAAGGAGCGGAAGTTCGGGCACAACTGATCAGCGGCCTTCGGGCCAACCAACCAGCGGCCAGGGGAAATCCCGGCCGTCAGTATGCGCGTGGGGACATGATCCGGGGTTCGGCGTCCGGTGTCTCGAAGAGGCAGCTGGGGTCGCCGGGGCCCGGCTTCACGCGTACGGTGGCCTGCTCCGGGGGGTCGGTCGGCAGTTCCACGTGTACGACGATCGCTCCGTCGCCGTGCCCCGTGACGGAGCCCGTCTCCTTGCCGTCGACCAGTACCTCCACCAGCACCGTGTGGCCCGTCTCG includes these proteins:
- a CDS encoding MFS transporter, translating into MPSATGSAPGKLPFVVWVLAAGTFLMGTTEFVIAGLLPEMAADLNVSVSHAGLLITAFAVGMIVGGPTMAMATLRLSQRHTLIGALAVFALGHAIAALSTSFTVVLSARVVTALATGAFWAVGFVIATTAAGPARSTRAVGVMMGGLTLANVIGVPIGSFVGHYTGWRGPFWALAALAVLAAAFVGRFIPRTEQRAEVSVRAEVRTLRQGRLWLALGAAVLIMGGVLATYTYITPLLTDRAGIPAGAVPLVLIAFGIGALGGTAIGGRLGDHRPMVTTITASAATSLILLALIPASDSPVAAVVLVFGMALAGFTVNPVVTSLAVRFAGDAPTLASALTTSGYNTGIAVGSLAAGHALDSSLGLTGPALVGAVFAALTLLPLIALALRGTTGPSRIVAHHTTDTEHPRTADATATSAR
- a CDS encoding cyclophilin-like fold protein yields the protein MTFTFRRALTATAATGVLLLAATACSDDSSAEQPPSTTSVSSSAPASGEPPTSASASPSGSDRSTPMDIRVTIDGQEVEATLNDSPAARDLASLLPLTLDLKDFHGTERIADPPRKLTTENAPVPQAPKTGDLTYYAPWGNLAIFYKDGPSASSDLLVLGHINADADQLSGADRITIEAAS
- a CDS encoding SDR family NAD(P)-dependent oxidoreductase — protein: MTTFALVGAGPGLGLAAARRFGQAGHRVALLSRSAQHQDNLAAELARDNIHARGFTADVLDPASLTAALQEAADTLGPVEILQFSPVPRSDFMKPVLDTTAADLDDPLAFSVKGPLTCVNTVLPGMRELGRGTLLFVNGGSAVRPKASVAGTSIAFAAESAYAQMLHTTLAPESIHVTQLIVPGAISPGSATSSPEALADLLYGLHNDRKGFRHYAEPMPDPQDGTP
- a CDS encoding (R)-mandelonitrile lyase; protein product: MQITRSSIDTVKGPADWFTGDVYIDPVAAAPAPSRVTASLVHFMPGARTHWHRHPLGQTVFVTEGVGLCQRRGGPVEVIRPGDRVLFEADEEHWHGAAPNRLMVHLAINEGDDTHDIVHWLNPVTDEEYTATPATG
- a CDS encoding zinc-dependent alcohol dehydrogenase family protein; the encoded protein is MRGAVIHAPGDIRFETVDNAKILKPTDAVIRTAVTCVCGSDLWPYRGAEPTEHAHPMGHEYIGFVEEVGSAVTSVKPGQFVVGSFATSDNTCANCRNGFQSNCLNREFMSTCQAEYVRIPNAQGTLVATEDVPGEDLWPGLLAVSDVMGTGWWAADAAEVRPGSTAVVVGDGAVGLCGVIAAKELGAERIIAMSRHASRQKLAREFGATDIVTERGEEGVARIKELTGGIGADSVLECVGTAQAMSQALHSARPGGNVGFVGVPHEVAVDGQELFFSHVGLRGGPAPVRRYLPDLIDRVLQGRIDPGKVFDLTLPLEQVAEGYKAMDERRAIKTLLKP
- a CDS encoding helix-turn-helix transcriptional regulator, translating into MDNREEVREFLTSRRAKITPEQAGLPAGPRRRVPGLRRSEVAALADMSVEYYAKLERGNLAGVSPSVLEALARALQLDDAERAHLLNLAQAADGSDVLNRPRRRRTKDQWRPHRSLQWTLDAITAGPAFVRNGRMGILAANPLARAFYADVYAAPGNQANLARFNFLDPASRRFYPDWDLFADVAVAILRTEAGRNPHDKDLHDLVGELSTRSEEFRTRWGAHNVRHHGTGTKRFHHPAVGGLTLAFEGLEMAAEPGLTLTIYTAEPGSPSEEGLRLLASWAATQNSDSPSTTKNAGR